The Acetomicrobium sp. S15 = DSM 107314 sequence CAGAGAGGAGCGAACTGAAGTCTCCCTTTGAAACCACCACTACTACGCCTAAAGCCGCGACAGCAATGCCAGCTACCTTAGCACTTCCCAAGCGCTCTTTTAGGACCAAGTATCCCAACAGGGCGATAAAAACCGGGGTTGTGGTGATTATCCAAGCCGAAGTCGAAGCTTGAGCTGTCAACAAACCGACGCTTTGAAGCCACTGATGAAGGGCAACGCCCAGAAAGCCCAACAAAGCCAACGAGGGAAGGATTCCGGCGGGCAAGCCTGCCCATTGCCTTCTGAAAAAGAGAGCGCCACCCAATACGGGCACGCCTATGGCAAAGCGCGCCCAAATGAGCGAATATGGAGAAAGGCCTTGGAGGGCCACCTTCGTAGCGATGAAGGAGGCCCCCCACACGGAAGCGGCAAACGCCGCCTTAAAGATGGCTACTGCTTCTTTCTTGGTCATGATGCAGTGCCACGCACTTCATCCTACCGCCCGCGATAGTATTCTCGGATCAAGCCTCCCTGGGCATCGAAGCGCCATGGTGTAGGCTCTGTAAGTTTAACTAAAACGTCGCTCT is a genomic window containing:
- a CDS encoding DMT family transporter translates to MTKKEAVAIFKAAFAASVWGASFIATKVALQGLSPYSLIWARFAIGVPVLGGALFFRRQWAGLPAGILPSLALLGFLGVALHQWLQSVGLLTAQASTSAWIITTTPVFIALLGYLVLKERLGSAKVAGIAVAALGVVVVVSKGDFSSLLSGRFGTVGDFLMVVSAVNWAVFSVISRVVLRRCPAALMMFYVMGIGWLFLNVPFSLLGPGFVDFIDLNLSGWAGLFFLGIFCSGLAYVFWYDALEVMEASRVGAFMYLEPLVALVVAALVLGEPVTFVVLTGGAMILFGVWLVNRSSGK